The following proteins come from a genomic window of Neptunomonas concharum:
- a CDS encoding EAL domain-containing protein — MTLDRSKTKSWFQFLYGLLSILMLLALLAFGFATWKDVEVQANNTLLPHNATLSSVVGRFFQHQDKLLGGLASSILSEQNEDGVIQTRLNDVLLATPQMRVLAVIDIKGRVLATTGNLQTLEWRDLFDAEQQTIGRPFRPTFVSETLLPMRKAILNEKGAKLGYVVAAYRLLGNNAIWQEAEESERNRRSLVVGDDGRVYLSYPESDTFWQSFVSSKVEDDFLNRLKELAQDKGRSASSNVSYQDEELLITASRLDEYGLFIVSGIQNTDLLSLWLERMKFVTLSVLIFLAAGLLVFRVILHRATKFESARNEAESNVFKLSKAIDQSPSSVIVTDEHWVVEYANKRLSGGSEEPIQIESGNALLDSFPHNLLQAEVKAISEHLAHGGSWYGERRAKEQKLWFSFSISSMHNDKGNVNNYVIVTQDITERKQAEVRLYKQANFDALTGLPNRRRTHDLLGEALKSAWKNSLNVAVLYMDVDNFKQINDTFGHLLGDQMLQLIAVRLQQIVGQDAIACHMSGDEFLVFMNFESDDDVIAMAEKIMDVMKQPVLLESKRLFISVSVGVSRYPEDSDDVLGLLKHADIALYESKNKGRRCYSFFSKELDARNKRKVELETEIRHALTNKELFMVYQTKNLIGNKEVYGFEALMRWQSPRLGFVSPEEFITAAEEIGVIDKLGEFALMQACMDLKKYQMLVSQTLTMAVNVSMHQLTNSDIVETVKHVIEETGINPSVLELEITESLLAQSLEEVQPVLNRLLELGVSLSIDDFGTGYSSLSYLTRFPVSALKIDRCFVKDMVENRSDATLTHTVITMAHKLGLRVVAEGIEDEDQLALLRVYGCDIGQGYFFTKPLNFNDMSTHLKGRQEKPDWAI, encoded by the coding sequence ATGACACTAGATCGAAGCAAAACTAAAAGCTGGTTCCAATTTCTATACGGCCTTTTATCTATTCTAATGCTGCTGGCATTGCTGGCGTTTGGATTTGCTACGTGGAAGGATGTAGAAGTCCAAGCCAATAATACTTTGTTGCCTCATAACGCCACTTTAAGTAGCGTTGTCGGTCGTTTTTTTCAGCATCAGGACAAGTTGCTTGGCGGGTTGGCCAGTTCAATATTATCTGAACAAAATGAAGACGGTGTGATTCAAACGCGCTTAAACGATGTGTTGTTAGCAACACCTCAAATGCGTGTTTTAGCGGTGATAGATATTAAGGGGAGAGTATTAGCAACAACAGGAAATCTGCAAACGTTAGAGTGGAGAGATCTTTTTGATGCTGAACAACAAACCATTGGTAGGCCATTTCGGCCCACATTTGTCAGCGAAACGCTTTTGCCTATGCGTAAAGCTATTCTCAATGAGAAAGGGGCGAAGCTAGGCTATGTTGTAGCTGCGTACCGTCTTCTGGGAAATAATGCTATCTGGCAAGAAGCGGAAGAGAGCGAAAGAAATCGACGATCCCTTGTTGTTGGAGATGATGGCCGAGTTTATTTGTCCTACCCTGAGTCTGACACGTTCTGGCAAAGCTTTGTATCTTCTAAAGTAGAAGATGATTTCTTAAATAGGTTGAAAGAACTTGCTCAGGATAAAGGCCGTTCAGCCTCATCAAATGTTTCCTACCAAGATGAAGAACTTCTTATTACGGCAAGTCGTCTTGATGAGTATGGTCTGTTTATCGTAAGCGGTATTCAAAATACGGACCTTCTTTCTCTTTGGCTTGAAAGGATGAAGTTTGTAACCTTATCCGTATTAATCTTCCTTGCTGCGGGATTATTAGTATTCAGAGTGATTCTGCACCGTGCAACTAAGTTTGAATCGGCTCGGAATGAAGCTGAAAGTAACGTTTTTAAGCTCTCGAAAGCGATTGATCAAAGTCCCAGCAGTGTGATTGTGACGGATGAACATTGGGTCGTGGAATATGCCAATAAACGACTGAGTGGAGGCTCAGAAGAGCCTATACAAATAGAATCAGGGAATGCCTTGCTGGATTCATTCCCTCACAATCTATTGCAGGCAGAAGTTAAAGCCATCTCTGAGCATTTAGCCCACGGTGGGAGCTGGTATGGAGAGCGTCGAGCGAAAGAGCAGAAGCTATGGTTCTCATTTTCTATCAGTTCAATGCACAATGATAAAGGTAACGTCAATAACTATGTCATTGTTACGCAAGATATTACTGAGCGAAAACAAGCAGAAGTTCGTCTTTATAAACAAGCTAACTTCGATGCGTTGACAGGATTGCCCAACAGAAGAAGAACACATGATTTACTAGGTGAAGCGCTAAAAAGTGCATGGAAGAATAGCTTAAATGTTGCTGTGTTATATATGGATGTAGACAACTTCAAGCAAATTAACGATACATTTGGTCACCTTTTAGGTGACCAAATGCTACAGCTTATTGCTGTAAGGCTTCAGCAAATCGTAGGTCAGGATGCTATTGCCTGTCACATGAGTGGTGACGAATTCTTGGTATTTATGAACTTTGAGTCGGATGACGATGTTATCGCCATGGCTGAAAAAATCATGGACGTGATGAAACAGCCGGTATTACTCGAAAGTAAGCGGCTCTTTATATCGGTGAGTGTCGGTGTTTCTCGTTATCCTGAAGATAGTGATGACGTGCTAGGGTTGCTCAAACATGCGGATATAGCACTTTATGAATCAAAAAATAAAGGTCGTCGCTGTTATAGTTTCTTCAGTAAAGAGTTGGATGCAAGGAATAAACGCAAAGTTGAGTTAGAAACCGAAATCCGCCATGCGCTTACGAATAAAGAGCTCTTCATGGTTTACCAAACCAAAAACCTGATTGGAAATAAAGAGGTATATGGTTTTGAAGCCCTGATGCGCTGGCAAAGCCCGCGATTGGGATTTGTAAGCCCCGAAGAGTTTATTACGGCTGCAGAAGAGATAGGTGTTATTGATAAACTGGGTGAGTTTGCGCTTATGCAAGCGTGTATGGACTTAAAAAAATACCAAATGCTTGTTAGTCAAACATTAACGATGGCAGTTAATGTCTCTATGCATCAGTTAACTAACTCAGATATTGTCGAAACGGTGAAGCACGTCATAGAGGAAACAGGCATTAATCCCTCAGTTCTAGAGCTTGAGATAACAGAATCTCTTTTGGCACAAAGCTTGGAAGAGGTTCAGCCAGTTTTAAATCGCTTACTGGAGCTTGGTGTCTCGCTTAGTATTGATGACTTTGGCACCGGTTATAGTTCGCTTAGTTACTTAACCAGGTTCCCTGTCTCCGCGCTTAAAATTGATCGCTGCTTTGTGAAAGATATGGTGGAGAATCGTAGTGATGCAACGTTAACACACACCGTTATCACTATGGCGCATAAGCTGGGTTTACGAGTCGTTGCTGAAGGGATTGAAGATGAAGACCAATTAGCACTGCTTAGGGTGTATGGGTGCGATATCGGACAAGGATACTTCTTTACCAAACCCCTTAACTTTAATGATATGAGCACTCATCTGAAAGGGCGGCAAGAGAAGCCAGATTGGGCAATTTAA
- a CDS encoding DUF2058 domain-containing protein has product MMAISLQDQLLKAGLASKQQANKVKADKRKNKKKASKQSEPAAQSQTVLQSRQEKQERDRQLNLQREQDKAQKASEAEAKQLIEAHKVRKDPEAEVSYRFVDGKLVKTLYVTPQQQDLLARGRLIICKSDEQYHMVPSDIADRVEQRQPTWLFRIKSKEVCEDDPYAAFQIPDDLMW; this is encoded by the coding sequence ATGATGGCGATTTCACTTCAAGACCAGCTCCTAAAAGCTGGCTTAGCTAGCAAGCAGCAAGCAAATAAAGTCAAAGCAGACAAACGGAAAAACAAAAAGAAAGCTAGTAAGCAATCTGAACCAGCAGCCCAGAGCCAAACAGTCCTCCAAAGCCGTCAAGAGAAACAAGAACGTGATAGGCAGCTGAATTTACAACGGGAGCAAGATAAGGCTCAAAAAGCTTCAGAGGCTGAAGCCAAACAACTAATCGAAGCTCATAAAGTTAGAAAAGACCCAGAGGCTGAAGTAAGTTACCGTTTTGTAGACGGGAAACTCGTTAAAACTCTCTATGTCACGCCACAACAACAGGATCTGTTAGCCCGTGGCCGACTTATTATCTGTAAGAGTGATGAGCAATATCATATGGTTCCATCAGATATTGCAGATCGAGTTGAGCAACGCCAGCCAACTTGGTTATTTAGAATAAAAAGCAAAGAGGTATGCGAAGACGATCCCTACGCTGCCTTCCAAATACCTGACGACCTTATGTGGTGA
- a CDS encoding LysE family translocator: MLEGQFITFLIAITLLTISPGVDTLLVMRNTARGGWKDGLVTSLGICSGLFVHAAVSAVGISVILLQSAWAFNALKFAGALYLIWLGIQSIRNLKALPMDQVRGVGARTTSWTRSIREGLLSNVLNPKTIVFYMAFLPQFISPTQSPMVQSLFMAGIHFVIGLVWLGILTVVVCRLKSFGASSGIEKWVQGITGGVMILLGIKLAVDK, from the coding sequence ATGCTGGAAGGTCAATTTATTACGTTCTTGATAGCAATCACATTGCTAACAATATCACCTGGTGTTGACACACTTTTAGTGATGAGAAATACGGCGAGAGGTGGCTGGAAAGATGGCTTGGTAACAAGCTTGGGTATCTGTAGTGGCTTGTTTGTGCATGCCGCTGTTTCAGCTGTGGGTATTTCAGTTATTCTACTTCAGTCTGCTTGGGCATTTAACGCGTTAAAGTTTGCCGGTGCTCTATACTTAATTTGGTTGGGGATCCAAAGTATTAGAAACTTGAAAGCATTGCCTATGGACCAAGTCCGTGGGGTTGGGGCGCGAACAACGAGTTGGACTCGCTCAATAAGGGAGGGGCTTCTCTCAAATGTCCTTAACCCTAAAACTATTGTTTTCTATATGGCGTTTTTACCTCAGTTTATTTCGCCCACACAGAGTCCTATGGTGCAGTCACTTTTTATGGCAGGGATTCACTTTGTGATCGGTCTTGTATGGCTGGGTATCTTAACCGTAGTGGTTTGTCGCCTTAAAAGTTTTGGGGCTAGTTCAGGTATTGAGAAGTGGGTGCAAGGAATCACCGGTGGAGTAATGATCTTATTAGGTATAAAGCTTGCTGTTGATAAGTGA
- a CDS encoding PA3496 family putative envelope integrity protein has translation MSTKIRVEKIPSEDMDDWEDDLLEEEEFIKHKKRNSFNGKRRKDIEDVLEERRLKKQISYSFEDIPEYRV, from the coding sequence ATGAGCACAAAAATACGTGTTGAAAAAATCCCTTCTGAAGACATGGACGACTGGGAAGATGACTTATTGGAAGAAGAAGAGTTTATCAAGCACAAGAAACGCAACAGCTTCAACGGAAAAAGACGTAAAGATATTGAAGATGTGCTAGAAGAAAGACGCCTCAAAAAGCAGATTAGCTATAGTTTTGAGGATATACCTGAATATAGAGTATAG
- a CDS encoding PA3496 family putative envelope integrity protein, translated as MRDKISKNDDSIDDFESFDGEEFDEIGFISTQKNTRRSLRKNIEEMLEARALKRSISEIFDDEM; from the coding sequence ATGAGAGATAAGATATCAAAAAACGATGATTCAATTGATGACTTTGAAAGCTTTGATGGAGAAGAGTTTGATGAAATAGGCTTTATAAGCACCCAGAAAAACACTAGAAGAAGTCTTCGAAAAAATATCGAAGAGATGCTTGAAGCAAGAGCACTCAAACGCAGTATTAGTGAGATTTTCGATGATGAGATGTAG
- a CDS encoding HupE/UreJ family protein, whose translation MKRLSILCQAIALVLLFQSSAYAHSTETINASLLSGLLHPLIGLDHLLAMIAIGLWSSQQKVFNKPATLAIIAGSLFVGFIISYLLPFYPLLEPTLAASILIISLFSLFAARLNARLSLYVIIFFVLHHGFAHGSEMQAGISVLYLIGFTVCSLLLQILGQLLPLTLKPYLVKIPSIMLALAGSVLTVFSLS comes from the coding sequence ATGAAACGTCTTTCTATACTATGTCAGGCTATAGCTTTGGTTTTACTTTTTCAGTCCTCAGCCTATGCGCATTCAACAGAAACGATTAACGCCAGCCTGCTCTCAGGCCTGTTACATCCACTAATTGGCTTAGATCATCTATTAGCAATGATTGCAATTGGGTTATGGAGCAGCCAGCAGAAAGTGTTCAATAAGCCAGCCACTCTAGCTATCATTGCAGGCTCCTTATTTGTTGGGTTTATAATCTCCTACTTATTACCTTTCTACCCTTTGTTGGAACCAACACTTGCAGCTTCGATATTAATCATCAGTTTATTTAGTCTGTTTGCTGCCAGACTTAATGCTAGGCTATCGCTCTATGTCATTATTTTCTTTGTACTTCATCATGGCTTTGCTCATGGTTCTGAGATGCAGGCAGGCATATCAGTCTTATACCTAATAGGTTTTACTGTGTGCTCTTTACTCCTGCAAATACTGGGTCAATTACTACCGCTAACACTCAAACCTTACCTAGTAAAGATACCTAGTATTATGCTGGCATTAGCAGGCAGCGTACTCACAGTATTTTCTTTGAGCTAA
- a CDS encoding bifunctional acetate--CoA ligase family protein/GNAT family N-acetyltransferase: MSTRYLKRFFKPKSIAIFGASEKSGSMGGIVIQNLLDSEYPGEMMAINPEGYDSVYGVPCYDRISALPQMPDLAIICSPSDTVPDIIRKLGANMVKAAMILTGGLSVKNDPLVKSLTERVRDAARPYGIRILGPDCMGLLVPGSKMNASYSHINIKKGKVAYIGQSGLLGTAMIDWANGQEIGFSHFLTLGDGADVDLPSVIDYVAQDPYTHAILLQLDRVVGSSRNFISALRSASRNKLVLVLKSDIVSSGDTQQRLAPGIPDEDMVYDAALRRAGVVRVDTSDQLFNALETLSRMKPLRGERLAILCNGMGPNALATDRLLKSGGKLASLSEETLDNLANVLPPNWSRTNPIDLNADATPERFTAVMDILSKDKEVDAILSIHAPTRMAPSVETADEVVKVARKSARNVLTCWMGRATAIEARNHCNAANVATFITPEEAVDAFMHMVDYRRNQEVMRQTPASYVEQNTQNHQQAKQIIAAALHEGRDYLTHNEACELLNQYDIPVQNSYYSNDITGVVEISKQLGGSVAVKALHRGNIYPFSYDEKSNQRWLDLVQDVYSPDEVRHATTKLAYRVSERFGDEGAMGFCVQQMKRGFQSLQINVGVTRDPTFGPMIVFGAGGFTVDVLADRHVMLPPVNMALAKELVMNSRIYRIIQEHSHQPERDIEQLADLILKLSEIVVDLPNLHCLEVNPLLLNKLGILAVDVAISITPEKSRLSISPYPGDLEEAITLKRSGRPAVIRPIRGEDEPKHLEFYNSLSPESIRMRYFYSRGIPSHQELASWTQIDYDREMAFIVSAPRLDGRGAETLGVVRAVTDPDNIRSEFSVVIRDDLQGEGLGIILMRKVIDYCRKRGTLMIEGSTLPTNKGMQGLAQKLGFKNTFNMEEEVVDMKMMLNEPTEDWQITRLQH, from the coding sequence GTGAGTACGAGATACCTGAAACGTTTTTTTAAACCCAAATCTATAGCTATTTTTGGCGCATCCGAAAAAAGTGGGAGTATGGGAGGTATTGTTATCCAGAACTTGCTTGATAGTGAGTATCCCGGAGAGATGATGGCCATAAACCCAGAAGGGTATGACTCCGTTTATGGCGTTCCCTGCTATGACAGAATCTCTGCGCTCCCGCAAATGCCTGATCTTGCCATTATTTGCTCCCCTTCGGATACAGTGCCGGACATTATTCGAAAACTCGGGGCTAATATGGTGAAAGCCGCCATGATATTAACCGGTGGTTTGTCTGTTAAGAATGACCCATTGGTTAAGAGTTTAACTGAGCGAGTTAGAGATGCAGCTCGTCCTTATGGTATACGCATTCTTGGACCAGACTGTATGGGTTTATTGGTTCCTGGTTCAAAAATGAACGCCAGCTACTCCCATATCAACATCAAGAAGGGGAAAGTTGCTTATATTGGTCAATCAGGGCTGCTGGGAACCGCGATGATTGATTGGGCCAATGGGCAGGAGATAGGCTTCTCACATTTTCTGACGCTAGGCGATGGCGCTGATGTGGACCTTCCTTCTGTTATTGATTATGTGGCCCAAGACCCCTACACCCACGCGATCTTGCTTCAGCTGGATCGTGTAGTCGGTTCCTCTCGTAATTTTATTTCAGCGCTAAGGTCGGCTTCGAGAAATAAGCTGGTGCTAGTGCTCAAGTCCGATATCGTATCCAGCGGTGATACTCAACAGCGGTTGGCCCCGGGTATCCCTGACGAGGATATGGTCTATGATGCAGCGTTGCGTAGGGCAGGGGTTGTGCGTGTAGATACCTCTGACCAGTTATTTAATGCGTTAGAAACACTGTCGCGGATGAAACCATTACGTGGTGAGCGGTTGGCCATTCTCTGTAATGGAATGGGACCCAATGCCTTAGCAACCGATCGTTTGCTAAAAAGCGGAGGAAAGCTTGCTTCTTTGAGTGAAGAAACACTCGATAACTTAGCCAATGTTTTACCGCCTAACTGGAGTCGAACAAATCCTATAGATCTGAATGCGGACGCTACGCCTGAGCGTTTTACGGCGGTAATGGATATATTGTCAAAAGATAAAGAGGTTGATGCGATACTCTCAATTCATGCCCCAACACGTATGGCACCCAGTGTTGAGACGGCAGACGAAGTTGTCAAAGTTGCTCGAAAATCAGCAAGAAATGTATTGACCTGCTGGATGGGGCGGGCTACCGCTATCGAAGCTCGTAATCACTGTAATGCGGCGAATGTTGCGACGTTTATTACCCCCGAAGAAGCGGTTGATGCATTTATGCACATGGTGGATTATCGCCGTAACCAAGAGGTTATGCGCCAAACACCAGCTTCATATGTTGAGCAGAATACGCAAAATCATCAACAAGCAAAACAGATCATTGCTGCGGCACTGCACGAGGGGCGGGATTATTTGACCCATAATGAGGCGTGCGAGCTTTTAAATCAGTACGATATTCCAGTACAAAATAGTTACTATTCGAATGATATCACTGGCGTTGTGGAGATATCGAAACAGCTGGGTGGTTCGGTTGCTGTAAAAGCCCTGCATCGAGGAAATATCTATCCATTTAGTTATGACGAGAAATCTAATCAGCGTTGGTTGGACCTTGTGCAAGATGTGTATTCACCTGATGAAGTGCGGCATGCGACTACAAAACTTGCTTACCGAGTGAGTGAGCGTTTTGGTGATGAGGGCGCAATGGGGTTTTGTGTACAGCAGATGAAGCGAGGGTTTCAGTCGCTGCAAATCAATGTAGGCGTTACGAGAGACCCCACGTTTGGTCCGATGATCGTTTTTGGTGCTGGTGGTTTCACGGTGGATGTTTTAGCTGATCGACATGTGATGCTACCGCCTGTGAACATGGCACTGGCTAAAGAGTTGGTCATGAATTCTCGCATTTATCGGATTATTCAAGAGCATAGCCATCAGCCTGAGCGGGATATAGAACAGCTTGCTGATCTGATATTGAAGCTGTCTGAAATAGTCGTTGATCTTCCCAATCTGCACTGCTTGGAGGTCAATCCATTACTGCTCAATAAGTTGGGTATCTTGGCGGTTGATGTGGCAATTTCTATAACACCAGAAAAGTCACGACTTTCAATCTCACCTTACCCGGGTGATCTGGAAGAGGCGATTACTTTGAAGCGTTCAGGTCGTCCGGCTGTAATTCGACCTATTCGGGGTGAGGACGAACCTAAGCACTTAGAGTTTTATAACTCGCTTAGCCCAGAATCTATTCGAATGCGTTACTTCTATAGCCGAGGTATTCCGTCTCATCAAGAATTGGCTTCATGGACTCAAATAGACTATGACAGGGAGATGGCTTTTATTGTGTCTGCTCCTCGATTAGATGGAAGAGGTGCTGAAACCTTAGGTGTTGTCCGTGCTGTCACTGATCCTGACAATATTCGTAGCGAGTTCTCTGTTGTTATCCGGGACGACCTTCAAGGTGAAGGCTTGGGCATTATCCTGATGCGTAAAGTGATTGATTACTGCCGTAAGCGAGGAACGCTTATGATTGAGGGATCGACCCTTCCGACAAATAAGGGGATGCAAGGGCTGGCGCAAAAGCTTGGTTTTAAGAACACTTTCAATATGGAAGAAGAAGTTGTTGATATGAAGATGATGCTAAATGAGCCGACAGAAGATTGGCAAATCACTCGACTACAGCACTAA
- a CDS encoding ArsR/SmtB family transcription factor has protein sequence MKTNASRAAKLMKALGNESRLLILCYLDGKELSVTQLNNCLDLSQSALSQHLAVLRNDGLVQTRRESQTIYYSLAGDTAKRIIHTLHEMYCPTV, from the coding sequence ATGAAGACTAACGCCTCTCGGGCTGCCAAGTTAATGAAAGCACTTGGTAATGAGAGCCGTTTGCTTATTTTGTGCTATTTAGATGGCAAAGAGTTATCAGTCACTCAGCTTAATAATTGCCTGGATCTAAGTCAGTCTGCCCTATCCCAGCACCTCGCTGTATTGAGAAACGACGGTTTGGTACAGACCCGCCGAGAATCTCAAACCATTTATTATTCTCTAGCGGGCGATACCGCTAAGCGCATCATTCACACATTACATGAGATGTATTGCCCAACGGTATAA
- a CDS encoding YgaP family membrane protein has product MTVNAALRLMAGCVVLISLALGAYISPNWFYLTGFVGLNLLQSAFTGWCPAVLAFQKLGLKQEVCNLEGMTVNQFVHIIAGITILASVIAVIGFEANALYLIITAVVGVSLLQSSLTGWCPAMTIGRLLGFKDSVKAG; this is encoded by the coding sequence GTGACTGTTAATGCTGCTCTTCGTCTAATGGCTGGATGCGTTGTACTAATAAGCTTAGCTTTAGGTGCATATATTAGCCCTAACTGGTTCTACCTAACGGGCTTTGTCGGCCTCAATTTACTTCAGTCTGCCTTTACAGGATGGTGTCCGGCAGTCTTGGCTTTTCAAAAGCTAGGTCTAAAACAAGAAGTCTGTAATTTAGAAGGCATGACCGTCAATCAGTTTGTTCATATCATCGCGGGCATCACGATTCTTGCAAGCGTGATTGCAGTTATCGGCTTTGAAGCAAACGCGCTCTATCTCATCATCACCGCAGTGGTTGGAGTTAGCTTGCTACAGTCTTCATTAACAGGCTGGTGCCCTGCCATGACTATAGGTAGGTTGTTAGGCTTTAAGGACTCTGTCAAAGCAGGATAA
- a CDS encoding universal stress protein, with product MGLNKVLVDIDPKNPSGFLLEKVKRIAAGRSLHIELFHNCYSRSLHNSYLFDREAEKHAIAGYQQHVEAQLIQLSEAFEGEGYSVGYDVSWNKNSAEGLIKKALRYQADLVISSISKHSLGHYLLGQGDWKLISECPIPLLMTKERGWGVHPRVLAAVDPFHPSEVEKASALDAKIIEAAIEFSRLMLGELHGAHCFNVLPQSAIFDEHLTADYEGLQEKVRSQHKKAFGEFLDHHAKGQILEHLIEGEVHNALPELVEKQKIDVLVMGSAARDMVDRLLVGSSVERVLDHIPCDVLLVKKPGFVSPVTE from the coding sequence ATGGGCCTGAACAAAGTGCTAGTGGATATTGATCCGAAAAATCCATCTGGTTTTCTACTGGAAAAAGTAAAAAGGATAGCGGCGGGTCGCTCCTTACACATTGAGCTATTCCATAACTGTTACAGCCGCTCATTGCATAATAGTTACTTATTCGACCGTGAAGCAGAAAAGCACGCCATAGCAGGATATCAACAACATGTAGAGGCTCAGCTTATCCAACTATCCGAAGCATTTGAAGGCGAGGGGTACTCGGTTGGCTATGATGTTAGCTGGAATAAAAACTCAGCAGAAGGGCTGATCAAAAAGGCACTTAGATACCAAGCTGATTTGGTGATTTCTTCTATAAGTAAACACTCATTAGGACACTACCTGTTAGGGCAAGGTGACTGGAAGCTAATTTCAGAATGTCCAATTCCCTTATTAATGACGAAAGAGCGTGGTTGGGGTGTTCACCCTCGGGTGTTAGCAGCTGTTGATCCTTTTCATCCTTCTGAAGTGGAAAAAGCAAGTGCATTGGATGCTAAAATTATAGAGGCGGCAATTGAGTTTAGCCGGTTGATGCTAGGTGAACTACATGGGGCGCACTGCTTTAATGTGTTACCGCAGTCAGCTATTTTTGATGAGCACCTTACAGCTGACTATGAAGGGTTGCAGGAAAAAGTACGGAGCCAGCACAAAAAGGCATTTGGTGAGTTTTTAGACCATCATGCTAAGGGACAAATATTGGAGCATCTAATTGAAGGTGAGGTGCATAACGCTTTGCCTGAGCTTGTTGAAAAGCAAAAGATTGACGTTCTCGTTATGGGGTCAGCTGCTCGCGATATGGTGGATAGGTTGCTGGTTGGCAGCTCAGTAGAAAGAGTTCTGGATCATATCCCCTGTGATGTGTTGCTGGTTAAGAAACCGGGCTTTGTCAGCCCGGTAACTGAGTAG